AAAATAATTGTCATGAGTGTTGCACCACTTAAAACCATTGAGGCGGCAATGATTTGGCCGGCACCTGCATAAACTAAAAAAGACATTGAAACTGTTTCAACAGGAGTCATGCCCGCTTTTATGGCGATTGCAGCATAACCTATTCCCATCGGAATATATCCAAAAGTAATTGGAATAGCCTTTTTAGCACCCTCAATGAATTTAGCAGCTCTTGAAATAATATCTCTCCGGGAAAAATTAAAAAAAAGTGTAATTTAACTGAGTAAATTACTGATTTGGTCTGTTGTAATTAAACCTAAAACCTTCATGTCCTCATCAACGACCGGAAGACATGATATGTCAAATTTACGCATCTGACGAGCTACATCCTCAATGCTTTCATGAGCATGACAATATTTTACAGTTGTTGTCATGATATCTTTTAGCTGGTTGGCACCTGTGGCGATTGACTTAGATAAATCCCAACTTGTAACGATTCCAATTAACTTATACTCATCAGTTACAACAGGAATATGAGTTACATGCTTGTCCAACATTAATTTAGCAGCATATTGAATACTGACATTACCACGAATTGTTGCTATTTGTTCTATCATAATATCTTCAACGATATTATCAGATAAGAATTTTGAAATCATGTGGTTTAGCTGTCCTTTTTCAAGTAAAAAAGCATCATGACCAAAATTAGATTTTATTTCTGAAAATGATGCCTCAACATTATTGGCTTTTAATGCATTTAACAATTCTGTACTTTGTTCTGTTGGATATAGCCAATCTGAATCCACAGAAACAAGTTCAGTTTTAGCTTCAACATTTTTCAAACCGTCAATTAATGATCCCTTAATAGATAAATCAAAATAATCGACCGCTTTTGTAATAATCAGATAACTGTTAGCATCAAAACGTTTGACAAATACCTCACCCTGATGTTTTAAGTAACTTTCAACTTGAAAATCGACTGAAAGATCGTAAGTTATTTCATCTTTGTCTTGAAGTCCACGCCCAAATTTAATATCCATGGACTCATCACTTAAATAAGTAATATGTGCAATCATACGAGCAAGAGATAGACCATTAACAGGTAATTTATCAGTTTCATAGTAATTGCCTTTATTCCAATCGGGATCTGCAATTATTGCCTGTCTACCTACATCATTAAAAGCAATCTGTTGAGGAGATGAACTTCCGGTTGTTGCTATGGGCATTGCCTTTTTCATCATTTTAGGATAATATACCATCCATTGAAGAACCTGCATTCCCCCCATAGATCCGC
This portion of the Methanobrevibacter sp. V74 genome encodes:
- a CDS encoding homoserine O-acetyltransferase, which encodes MNEESVGIVETKYLHISEPIVLESGKTLEEVSVAYETYGELNKEKSNAILICHALTGDAHAAGWHEGDKKPGWWDIVIGPGKALDSEKYFIICSNVLGGCKGTTGPSSINPKTGNPYGLNFPVVTIGDMVNVQKKLIDSLGINQLFAVIGGSMGGMQVLQWMVYYPKMMKKAMPIATTGSSSPQQIAFNDVGRQAIIADPDWNKGNYYETDKLPVNGLSLARMIAHITYLSDESMDIKFGRGLQDKDEITYDLSVDFQVESYLKHQGEVFVKRFDANSYLIITKAVDYFDLSIKGSLIDGLKNVEAKTELVSVDSDWLYPTEQSTELLNALKANNVEASFSEIKSNFGHDAFLLEKGQLNHMISKFLSDNIVEDIMIEQIATIRGNVSIQYAAKLMLDKHVTHIPVVTDEYKLIGIVTSWDLSKSIATGANQLKDIMTTTVKYCHAHESIEDVARQMRKFDISCLPVVDEDMKVLGLITTDQISNLLS